A section of the Streptomyces sp. V3I8 genome encodes:
- a CDS encoding penicillin acylase family protein, translated as MPRHTPRTILDRLRTPRRFPKFLMGASVCVLLAGLLSPLSQAVAADTTAVAANDHCGGRCSDILPAGQNGNATLAQILLNQAFGSQPAHADDQLAPYAGLASGYSALTDAKINDFFRDASFGVPADQVESTLQPAGRTDVTIVRDRKTGVPHITGTTRYGTEFGAGYAAAQDRLWLMDVFRHVGRGRLTPFAGGAPSNQGLEQEFWRHAPYTEADLQAQIDSVTTSNGARGRQALDDVRAYLAGINSYIDASDSGRYFPGEYVLTGHKDSITNAGTIEHFKETDLVALASVIGALFGSGGGGEVDNAVSLLAAQSKYGVQKGTEVWESFRERNDPEAVLTVHDGESFPYATKPAVPQGAALPTAGTVTEEPLVYDRTGSATAPTATGTTASATASALGSARRGMSNALVVSGEHTASGHPVAVFGPQTGYFAPQLLMLQEIQGPGLSARGASFAGLSMYVELGRGQDYAWSATTSGQDIIDTYAVELCQDDTHYLYHGTCTAMEKIEQTNAWKPTTADATAAGSYRMQVWRTRYGPVTHRATVDGKKVAYTTLRSSYLHEADSIIGFQMLNDPDHVKSPQTFQTAVQHINFTFNWFYADAQHTAYYNSGDNPVRADGVDAEFPVRAQAAYEWRNWTPATNTADYTPPSAHPHSIDQDYYISWNNKQAEDYTTASWGNGSVHRGNLLEDRVKKLVTAGGVTRASLTGAMADAALADLRAEDVLPKLLQVVRSSPVTDATAAAAVTKLSDWVTAGARRKETSAGSKAYANAEAIRLLDAWWPLLVKAEFEPGLGSGLYTAMTNNLPVDEAPSAGHGPTGSHAGSSFQYGWWSYVHKDLRAVLGEPVQGPLAERYCGGGSLNACRDVLIGTLKQAAGRTPAQVYPGDDLCPAGDQWCADSVNQRTLGGIKHGKISWQNRPTYQQVVEFTSHR; from the coding sequence ATGCCCCGGCACACCCCACGCACCATCCTCGACAGACTGAGAACTCCCCGCAGATTCCCCAAGTTCCTCATGGGCGCTTCCGTATGCGTTCTCCTTGCCGGTCTTCTGTCACCGCTTTCCCAGGCCGTCGCCGCCGACACCACCGCGGTGGCCGCGAACGACCACTGCGGCGGTCGGTGTTCGGACATCCTCCCGGCGGGCCAGAACGGCAACGCGACCCTCGCCCAGATCCTCCTGAACCAGGCCTTCGGCAGCCAGCCCGCCCACGCGGACGACCAGCTGGCCCCGTACGCCGGCCTGGCGTCCGGCTACTCCGCCCTCACCGACGCCAAGATCAACGACTTCTTCCGGGACGCCTCGTTCGGGGTCCCCGCCGACCAGGTCGAGTCCACCCTGCAGCCCGCCGGCCGCACCGACGTGACGATCGTCCGTGACAGGAAGACCGGTGTGCCGCACATCACGGGCACCACCCGTTACGGGACCGAGTTCGGCGCCGGATACGCGGCCGCCCAGGACCGGCTCTGGCTGATGGACGTCTTCCGGCACGTCGGACGCGGCAGGCTGACCCCCTTCGCGGGCGGCGCCCCCTCCAACCAGGGCCTGGAGCAGGAGTTCTGGCGCCACGCCCCCTACACCGAGGCCGACCTGCAGGCCCAGATCGACAGCGTCACCACCTCGAACGGCGCCCGCGGCCGGCAGGCCCTCGACGACGTCCGGGCCTACCTCGCCGGCATCAACTCCTACATCGACGCCTCCGACAGCGGCCGCTACTTCCCCGGCGAGTACGTCCTGACCGGCCACAAGGACTCGATCACCAACGCCGGGACCATCGAGCACTTCAAGGAGACCGACCTGGTCGCCCTCGCCTCCGTCATCGGCGCGCTCTTCGGCTCCGGAGGCGGCGGGGAGGTCGACAACGCGGTCTCGCTCCTGGCCGCCCAGTCCAAGTACGGCGTGCAGAAGGGCACCGAGGTCTGGGAGTCCTTCCGCGAGCGCAACGACCCCGAGGCCGTCCTCACCGTTCACGACGGCGAGAGCTTCCCGTACGCCACGAAACCGGCCGTCCCGCAGGGCGCGGCCCTGCCCACCGCCGGCACGGTGACCGAGGAACCGCTGGTGTACGACCGCACCGGCAGCGCGACGGCCCCCACGGCCACGGGGACCACCGCCTCCGCGACCGCGAGCGCCCTCGGTTCGGCCCGGCGGGGCATGTCCAACGCCCTCGTGGTGAGCGGCGAGCACACGGCGAGCGGTCACCCCGTCGCCGTCTTCGGACCGCAGACCGGCTACTTCGCGCCACAGCTGCTCATGCTCCAGGAGATCCAGGGCCCCGGTCTCAGCGCCCGCGGCGCCTCGTTCGCAGGCCTGAGCATGTACGTGGAACTGGGCCGCGGCCAGGACTACGCGTGGAGCGCCACGACGTCCGGCCAGGACATCATCGACACGTACGCGGTCGAGCTGTGCCAGGACGACACCCACTACCTCTACCACGGCACCTGCACGGCCATGGAGAAGATCGAGCAGACCAACGCCTGGAAGCCCACCACCGCCGACGCGACCGCCGCGGGCTCCTACCGCATGCAGGTCTGGCGCACCAGGTACGGACCGGTCACCCACCGGGCCACCGTCGACGGCAAGAAGGTCGCCTACACCACCCTGCGCTCCTCCTACCTGCACGAGGCCGACTCGATCATCGGCTTCCAGATGCTCAACGACCCGGACCACGTGAAGAGCCCGCAGACCTTCCAGACGGCGGTGCAGCACATCAACTTCACCTTCAACTGGTTCTACGCCGACGCGCAGCACACCGCCTACTACAACAGCGGCGACAACCCGGTACGGGCCGACGGGGTCGACGCCGAGTTCCCGGTCCGGGCGCAGGCGGCGTACGAGTGGAGGAACTGGACGCCGGCGACGAACACCGCCGACTACACCCCGCCGTCCGCCCACCCCCACTCCATCGACCAGGACTACTACATCTCCTGGAACAACAAACAGGCCGAGGACTACACGACGGCTTCCTGGGGCAACGGCTCCGTGCACCGCGGCAACCTCCTGGAGGACCGGGTGAAGAAGCTGGTGACGGCGGGCGGGGTGACGAGAGCGTCACTGACCGGGGCCATGGCCGACGCCGCGCTCGCCGACCTGCGCGCCGAGGACGTGCTGCCGAAACTGCTGCAGGTCGTCAGGAGTTCGCCCGTCACCGACGCGACGGCCGCGGCCGCCGTGACGAAGCTGTCCGACTGGGTGACGGCGGGCGCCCGGCGCAAGGAGACCTCGGCCGGTTCGAAGGCCTACGCGAACGCGGAGGCGATCCGCCTCCTGGACGCCTGGTGGCCGCTGCTGGTGAAGGCCGAGTTCGAACCGGGGCTCGGCAGCGGTCTCTACACCGCCATGACGAACAACCTCCCGGTGGACGAGGCTCCTTCGGCGGGGCACGGGCCCACCGGATCGCACGCCGGCAGCTCCTTCCAGTACGGCTGGTGGAGCTACGTCCACAAGGACCTCCGGGCGGTGCTCGGCGAGCCGGTCCAGGGCCCGCTCGCCGAGCGGTACTGCGGCGGCGGCAGCCTCAACGCCTGCCGGGACGTCCTGATCGGCACGCTCAAGCAGGCGGCGGGCCGCACGCCGGCCCAGGTCTACCCCGGCGACGACCTCTGCCCGGCCGGCGACCAGTGGTGCGCCGACTCGGTCAACCAGCGGACGCTGGGCGGCATCAAGCACGGGAAGATCAGCTGGCAGAACCGGCCGACCTACCAGCAGGTCGTGGAGTTCACCTCGCACCGGTGA
- a CDS encoding SDR family oxidoreductase, with protein sequence MVEAMQDAGVVVTGAGGGIGAALARRFAAAGARVVVNDLDAAKAAAVADEIGGIAVPGDASVIVAEARDALGGTVDVYCANAGVGSGGTQAAPEQVWELAWDVNVMAHVRAANELIPAWLERGSGRFVSTVSAAGLLTMVGAAPYSVTKHGAYAFAEWLSLTYRHRGVKVHAICPQGVRTDMLTSTGSAGDLVLKNTAIEPEAVADALFAGIEEDRFLILPHPEVAEYYRARAAAPDRWLTSMNHIQQKWEADGR encoded by the coding sequence ATGGTGGAAGCCATGCAGGATGCCGGAGTGGTCGTCACCGGGGCCGGCGGGGGGATCGGGGCCGCGCTGGCGCGCCGGTTCGCCGCGGCGGGGGCCCGGGTCGTCGTCAACGACCTGGACGCGGCGAAGGCGGCCGCCGTCGCCGACGAGATCGGCGGGATCGCGGTCCCGGGCGACGCCTCCGTGATCGTGGCCGAGGCCCGGGACGCCCTCGGCGGCACCGTCGATGTCTACTGCGCCAACGCCGGCGTGGGCTCCGGCGGCACGCAGGCGGCTCCCGAGCAGGTCTGGGAGCTCGCCTGGGACGTGAACGTGATGGCGCACGTCCGTGCGGCCAATGAACTGATCCCCGCCTGGCTGGAGCGCGGCAGCGGCCGTTTCGTCTCCACCGTCTCGGCGGCCGGCCTGCTCACCATGGTCGGCGCGGCCCCCTACAGCGTCACCAAGCACGGCGCGTACGCCTTCGCCGAGTGGCTCTCCCTCACGTACCGCCACCGCGGCGTGAAGGTCCACGCGATCTGTCCGCAGGGCGTGCGCACCGACATGCTCACGAGCACCGGCAGCGCCGGGGACCTCGTCCTCAAGAACACCGCCATCGAGCCCGAGGCCGTCGCGGACGCCCTCTTCGCGGGGATCGAGGAGGACCGCTTCCTGATCCTCCCGCACCCGGAGGTCGCCGAGTACTACCGGGCACGGGCCGCGGCCCCCGACCGCTGGCTGACGAGCATGAACCACATCCAGCAGAAGTGGGAGGCGGACGGCCGATGA
- a CDS encoding MaoC family dehydratase — translation MAEPRIFTSADELKAAVGEQLGYSDWVEIDQKRIDLFADATGDHQWIHVDAPRAAAGPFGTTIAHGYLTLSLLPLFGPQLLAVEGVRMGVNYGTNKVRFPAPVPVGSRLRATAEITGVVEVAGGLQVSVGFTVEREGGEKPVCVAESVSRYYF, via the coding sequence ATGGCAGAGCCGAGGATCTTCACGTCCGCCGACGAACTGAAGGCGGCGGTGGGTGAGCAGTTGGGGTACAGCGACTGGGTGGAGATCGACCAGAAGCGGATCGACCTGTTCGCCGACGCGACGGGCGACCACCAGTGGATCCACGTGGATGCCCCCAGGGCCGCGGCCGGTCCCTTCGGGACGACCATCGCCCACGGGTATCTGACCCTGTCGCTGCTGCCGCTGTTCGGTCCTCAGCTGCTCGCGGTCGAGGGCGTCAGGATGGGCGTCAACTACGGGACGAACAAGGTGCGCTTCCCGGCGCCGGTGCCGGTGGGGTCACGGCTGCGGGCCACGGCGGAGATCACCGGGGTCGTCGAGGTGGCGGGCGGTCTGCAGGTCTCCGTCGGCTTCACCGTGGAGCGGGAGGGCGGGGAGAAGCCGGTGTGCGTGGCCGAGTCCGTGTCCCGGTACTACTTCTGA
- a CDS encoding DUF1343 domain-containing protein, giving the protein MRRLSRRSLLAATTAATALTAGSPAAAAAPAPQSAARRLRTGFDRLAATGYALLDGARVGIVTNPTGITRDARHIVDVMHADDRVDLVAVFGPEHGFRGTAQAGGSEGRHDDPATGLPVYDTYLKSGQPLADVFTASGVDTVVFDIQDAGARFYTYIWTLYDCMEAARLAGKRFVVLDRPNPVTGRGAYGPVLHREFATFVGREPIAQAHGMTVAELARLFNEEFLAAPVPLETVRMSGWRRSDFYDASGLPWVPPSPNMPTPDTALVYSGTCLFEGTNLSEGRGTTRPFELLGAEGVDRRWAAEAGRLGLPGVHFREAYFAPTFSKFQGRTVGGVQIHVHDRAAYDPVRTGIALLVTARQVWSGFAWRPDNWIDRLTGSTQVRTMIDAGATADEVVAAWQGELAAFRRVREHYLLYR; this is encoded by the coding sequence ATGCGCCGCCTGTCCAGACGCAGTCTCCTGGCCGCGACGACCGCCGCGACGGCCCTGACGGCCGGATCACCCGCCGCGGCCGCCGCCCCCGCCCCGCAGTCGGCGGCCCGGCGGCTGCGGACCGGTTTCGACCGCCTCGCCGCGACCGGTTACGCCCTCCTGGACGGCGCGCGCGTCGGCATCGTCACCAACCCCACGGGCATCACCCGGGACGCCCGCCACATCGTCGACGTGATGCACGCCGACGACCGGGTGGACCTGGTCGCCGTCTTCGGCCCGGAGCACGGCTTCCGCGGCACCGCGCAGGCGGGCGGCTCCGAGGGCCGCCACGACGACCCGGCGACCGGCCTGCCGGTCTACGACACGTACCTCAAGAGCGGACAGCCGCTGGCCGACGTCTTCACGGCGTCCGGTGTGGACACGGTCGTCTTCGACATCCAGGACGCGGGCGCCCGCTTCTACACCTACATCTGGACGCTGTACGACTGCATGGAGGCGGCCCGGCTCGCGGGCAAGCGCTTCGTGGTGCTGGACCGGCCGAACCCGGTGACGGGGCGCGGCGCGTACGGGCCGGTGCTGCACAGGGAGTTCGCGACCTTCGTGGGCCGGGAGCCGATCGCGCAGGCGCACGGGATGACGGTCGCGGAGCTGGCGCGGCTGTTCAACGAGGAGTTCCTCGCGGCGCCGGTGCCGCTGGAGACCGTACGGATGTCGGGCTGGCGGCGGTCGGACTTCTACGACGCCTCGGGGCTGCCCTGGGTGCCGCCGAGCCCGAACATGCCGACGCCCGACACCGCCCTCGTGTACTCCGGCACCTGTCTCTTCGAGGGGACGAACCTGTCGGAGGGGCGCGGTACGACCCGCCCCTTCGAGCTGCTCGGCGCCGAGGGCGTCGACCGGCGGTGGGCCGCCGAGGCCGGGCGGCTCGGCCTGCCCGGAGTGCACTTCAGGGAGGCGTACTTCGCGCCCACCTTCTCGAAGTTCCAGGGGAGGACGGTCGGCGGCGTGCAGATCCATGTGCACGACCGCGCCGCGTACGACCCCGTACGCACCGGGATCGCGCTGCTGGTGACCGCCAGGCAGGTGTGGAGCGGCTTCGCCTGGCGCCCGGACAACTGGATCGACAGGCTGACGGGTTCCACGCAGGTGCGCACGATGATCGACGCGGGTGCGACGGCCGACGAGGTCGTGGCGGCCTGGCAGGGGGAACTGGCCGCGTTCCGGCGCGTACGCGAGCACTATCTCCTGTACCGCTGA
- a CDS encoding serine-threonine protein kinase: MADPEVGVAPYWELTFDADGDVNGAQRDRLLREVVERGVRDLIVFAHGWNNDRSAATRLCGRFFEPIPALAPNARLGYVGVMWPAMRFADEPVPDFGRTVTAVSVGPALDKGTHGALLTAFPGRATLIDQIARMLDQQPEGDEALEEYGRLVRLLVELRPEAPGAAFAADTLAEAGPHSGPEMFLGNAARMCDEFARALAKDAGGAETGAGSGRERAASAPPQAWEGARELLRQAAYFAMKRRAGTVGERGLGRMIGRLAQAAPGVRVHLVGHSFGGRLVSFALRGMPKGVRNVKSLTLLQAAFSHYAFAARLPHDARDSGVLDGRQNRIDGPLVCCFSRFDSALGTVYPLASRTAGDDRTAAGLGLPPLLGPRWGALGHDGVQAVAGTKSFTLSDALRTRLPVSGCVNIDASAVVRRGGPPAGAHSDICHPELAQVVLAAGRVIR, encoded by the coding sequence ATGGCGGATCCTGAAGTGGGCGTGGCTCCCTACTGGGAGCTGACGTTCGACGCGGACGGGGACGTGAACGGCGCTCAGCGCGACCGGCTGCTCCGGGAGGTCGTGGAGCGGGGCGTCAGGGATCTGATCGTCTTCGCGCACGGCTGGAACAACGACCGTTCGGCGGCGACCCGGCTCTGCGGCCGCTTCTTCGAGCCGATCCCCGCGCTCGCGCCGAACGCCCGGCTCGGGTACGTGGGCGTGATGTGGCCGGCGATGCGGTTCGCCGACGAGCCGGTCCCGGACTTCGGGCGGACCGTGACCGCGGTGTCCGTGGGTCCGGCGCTGGACAAGGGCACGCACGGCGCCCTGCTGACGGCCTTCCCCGGCCGGGCCACGCTGATCGACCAGATCGCCCGGATGCTGGACCAGCAGCCCGAGGGCGACGAGGCGCTGGAGGAGTACGGGCGGCTGGTGCGGCTGCTCGTGGAGCTGCGGCCGGAGGCGCCCGGCGCCGCGTTCGCCGCGGACACCCTCGCGGAGGCGGGCCCGCACAGCGGCCCGGAGATGTTCCTCGGGAACGCGGCGCGGATGTGCGACGAGTTCGCGCGGGCGCTGGCGAAGGACGCGGGCGGCGCGGAGACCGGGGCCGGGAGCGGCCGGGAGCGAGCCGCGTCCGCGCCGCCGCAGGCCTGGGAAGGGGCCCGTGAACTGCTGCGCCAGGCCGCGTACTTCGCCATGAAGCGGCGCGCGGGCACGGTCGGCGAGCGCGGGCTCGGGCGGATGATCGGGCGGCTCGCCCAGGCGGCGCCCGGAGTGCGCGTGCATCTCGTGGGGCACAGCTTCGGCGGGCGTCTCGTGTCGTTCGCGCTGCGCGGGATGCCCAAGGGGGTGCGGAACGTGAAGTCCTTGACGCTGCTCCAGGCGGCGTTCTCGCACTACGCGTTCGCGGCGCGGCTTCCGCACGACGCGCGGGACAGCGGTGTCCTGGACGGCCGGCAGAACCGTATCGACGGCCCCCTCGTCTGCTGCTTCTCCCGCTTCGACTCGGCGCTCGGCACGGTCTACCCGCTGGCGTCCCGGACGGCGGGCGACGACCGGACGGCCGCCGGCCTCGGCCTTCCCCCGCTGCTCGGGCCCCGGTGGGGGGCGCTGGGGCACGACGGGGTGCAGGCGGTGGCCGGCACGAAGTCGTTCACGCTCTCCGACGCGCTGCGCACGCGGCTGCCCGTGTCGGGATGCGTGAACATCGACGCGTCCGCGGTGGTGCGGCGCGGCGGTCCCCCGGCGGGCGCCCACAGCGACATCTGCCATCCGGAGCTGGCCCAGGTGGTACTGGCGGCGGGCCGCGTCATCCGCTGA
- a CDS encoding TetR/AcrR family transcriptional regulator: protein MPRTTDGDGTPVPQRLLAAATRLFAERGYDRTSVQEIVEAAGVTKGALYHYFGSKDDLLHEVYARVLRLQQERLDAFAGAEAPVEERLRGAAADVVVTTIDNLDDASIFFRSMHHLSPEKNKQVRAERRRYHERFRALIEEGQESGVFSKETPADLVVDYHFGSVHHLSTWYSPDGPLSQQEVADHLADLLLRALRP, encoded by the coding sequence GTGCCCAGGACGACGGACGGGGACGGTACGCCCGTTCCGCAGCGGCTGCTGGCCGCCGCCACCCGGCTCTTCGCCGAGCGCGGTTACGACCGCACCTCGGTGCAGGAGATCGTCGAGGCGGCCGGCGTCACCAAAGGCGCGCTCTACCACTACTTCGGGTCCAAGGACGACCTGCTCCACGAGGTGTACGCCCGTGTGCTGCGGCTGCAGCAGGAGCGCCTCGACGCCTTCGCGGGCGCCGAGGCGCCGGTGGAGGAGCGGTTGCGGGGCGCCGCCGCCGACGTCGTCGTCACGACGATCGACAACCTGGACGACGCGTCGATCTTCTTCCGCTCGATGCACCATCTGAGCCCCGAGAAGAACAAGCAGGTACGGGCGGAGCGGCGGCGCTACCACGAGCGGTTCCGGGCGCTGATCGAGGAGGGGCAGGAGTCGGGGGTCTTCTCCAAGGAGACACCGGCGGACCTCGTCGTCGACTACCACTTCGGCTCGGTGCACCACCTGTCGACGTGGTACAGCCCGGACGGCCCGCTGAGCCAGCAGGAGGTCGCCGACCACCTGGCGGACCTGCTGCTGCGGGCGCTGCGCCCCTAG
- a CDS encoding class I adenylate-forming enzyme family protein: MTTSPYEAKPWVALLNEAQRGPVSPDDSPVHALRRAVAETPDRTFLAYFDGTLSYREADELSDSVAGHLAGRGLERGDRVAVLLQNSPHFVLAVLGAWKAGATVLPVNPMYKSGEVTHVLRDGGVAALICSDRAWESYLRDTAADSPVRVVLTACERDFQTRDDARVLTFERLPQAPDADDLVTAARAGHKPPAGRDAGPADIALISYTSGTSGAPKGAVNTHGNIMYNAERQRTGLALSGTPVYFALAPLFHITGMVCQFVACLNSGGKLVLAYRFEAGVVLDAFAEHRPHYTVGPSTAFMALAAHPSVTPDHFSSFVNISSGGAPLPPALVEKFRAGFGPYIRNGYGLTECTAPCASVPPHLEAPVDPVSGTLAVGLPGPDTVVRIVDDQGREVPLGEQGEILVRGPQVVPGYWGRPEATAETFPDGELRTGDIGFMDADGWLYVVDRKKDMINASGFKVWPREVEDVLYTHPAVREAAVVGVPDGYRGETVKAYISLRPGAEEDPAALAAYCKERLAAYKYPRQVEILPDLPKTASGKILRRELRSRPHEDR, translated from the coding sequence ATGACCACCTCCCCGTACGAGGCCAAGCCGTGGGTCGCGCTCCTGAACGAGGCCCAGCGCGGGCCGGTCAGCCCCGACGACTCGCCCGTGCACGCCCTGCGCCGGGCCGTCGCCGAGACCCCCGACCGCACCTTCCTCGCCTACTTCGACGGAACGCTCAGCTACCGCGAGGCCGACGAACTGAGCGACTCCGTCGCCGGACACCTCGCCGGACGCGGCCTGGAGCGCGGCGACCGCGTCGCGGTCCTGCTGCAGAACAGCCCGCACTTCGTGCTCGCCGTCCTGGGCGCCTGGAAGGCCGGCGCGACCGTCCTGCCCGTCAACCCCATGTACAAGTCGGGCGAGGTCACCCACGTCCTGCGGGACGGCGGGGTCGCCGCGCTGATCTGCTCCGACCGGGCCTGGGAGTCCTACCTGCGCGACACGGCCGCCGACTCGCCCGTACGCGTCGTGCTGACCGCCTGCGAACGGGACTTCCAGACCCGGGACGACGCACGCGTGCTGACCTTCGAGCGGCTGCCGCAGGCACCGGACGCCGACGACCTGGTGACCGCCGCGAGGGCCGGCCACAAGCCCCCCGCCGGCCGTGACGCGGGCCCGGCGGACATCGCGCTGATCAGCTACACCTCGGGGACCAGCGGCGCCCCCAAGGGAGCCGTCAACACGCACGGCAACATCATGTACAACGCCGAGCGGCAGCGGACGGGCCTCGCCCTGTCCGGGACGCCCGTGTACTTCGCGCTGGCGCCCCTGTTCCACATCACGGGCATGGTCTGCCAGTTCGTGGCATGCCTGAACAGCGGAGGCAAGCTGGTCCTCGCGTACCGCTTCGAGGCGGGGGTCGTCCTCGACGCGTTCGCGGAGCACCGGCCGCACTACACGGTCGGCCCGTCCACCGCCTTCATGGCACTGGCCGCGCACCCGTCCGTGACACCGGACCACTTCTCGTCCTTCGTGAACATCTCCTCCGGCGGCGCACCGCTGCCGCCCGCGCTGGTCGAGAAGTTCCGGGCGGGCTTCGGCCCGTACATCCGCAACGGCTACGGGCTCACCGAGTGCACCGCGCCCTGCGCCTCGGTGCCGCCCCACCTGGAGGCGCCGGTCGACCCGGTCTCCGGGACCCTCGCCGTCGGCCTGCCGGGACCCGACACCGTCGTACGCATCGTCGACGACCAGGGCCGGGAGGTGCCGCTGGGGGAGCAGGGCGAGATCCTCGTACGGGGCCCGCAGGTCGTCCCCGGCTACTGGGGGCGTCCCGAGGCCACCGCGGAGACCTTCCCGGACGGCGAGCTGCGCACCGGTGACATCGGATTCATGGACGCGGACGGCTGGCTCTACGTGGTCGACCGCAAGAAGGACATGATCAACGCGTCCGGCTTCAAGGTGTGGCCGCGCGAGGTCGAGGACGTCCTCTACACCCACCCGGCCGTGCGCGAGGCGGCCGTCGTCGGGGTGCCCGACGGATACCGCGGGGAGACCGTGAAGGCGTACATCAGCCTGCGGCCGGGCGCGGAGGAGGACCCGGCCGCACTCGCCGCGTACTGCAAGGAGAGACTGGCCGCCTACAAGTACCCGCGCCAGGTCGAGATCCTGCCCGACCTGCCGAAGACGGCCAGTGGGAAGATCCTCCGGCGGGAGCTGCGCTCCCGCCCGCACGAGGACCGGTGA
- the soxR gene encoding redox-sensitive transcriptional activator SoxR, whose protein sequence is MPQIPEKIHELTVGQLSARSGAAVSALHFYESKGLISSRRTAGNQRRYHRDALRRVAFVRAAQRVGIPLATIRDALAELPEERTPTREDWARLSETWRSELDERIKQLGRLRDHLTDCIGCGCLSLENCVLSNPDDAFGERQSGSRLMVEPGGRRAPRRGPRAPEQPQDRRQAPGNCR, encoded by the coding sequence GTGCCCCAGATTCCCGAGAAGATCCATGAACTCACGGTCGGCCAGCTGTCGGCCCGCAGCGGTGCGGCCGTCTCGGCCCTGCACTTCTACGAGTCCAAGGGCCTGATCAGCAGCCGCCGCACCGCGGGCAACCAGCGCCGCTACCACCGTGACGCCCTGCGCCGGGTCGCCTTCGTGCGGGCCGCGCAGCGCGTCGGCATCCCGCTGGCCACGATCCGCGACGCGCTCGCCGAGCTCCCCGAGGAACGCACCCCGACGCGCGAGGACTGGGCCCGCCTCTCGGAGACCTGGCGGTCCGAACTCGACGAGCGCATCAAGCAGTTGGGCCGGCTGCGCGACCACCTCACGGACTGCATCGGCTGCGGCTGCCTCTCCCTGGAGAACTGCGTGCTGTCCAACCCCGACGACGCCTTCGGCGAGCGGCAGAGCGGTTCCCGCCTGATGGTGGAGCCCGGCGGCCGGCGCGCGCCCCGGCGCGGCCCCCGGGCACCCGAGCAGCCGCAGGACCGGCGGCAGGCCCCCGGAAACTGCCGCTGA
- a CDS encoding 3-keto-5-aminohexanoate cleavage protein, which produces MVQVCVNGGRGSGDGALVPLSPGAMADSAAEAVAAGASDIHVHPKSPCGEDTLSPRAVAAALGGIRSRVSVPVGVTTGSWAEPDPAARVARVRDWSVLPDHASVNWHEPGAEEVAAALLERGVGVEAGIWSGTDGAARFTASPLGPRVLRVLAEVTDPDPATAEDTARRLLATLGPAHGRPVLLHGEDGGAWPVLRLAARLGLATRIGLEDTLFLPDGRRAVSNAQLVTEALTRYGAAPGPCGGRP; this is translated from the coding sequence ATGGTCCAGGTCTGTGTGAACGGGGGGCGCGGGTCCGGCGACGGCGCGCTCGTGCCGTTGTCGCCGGGAGCCATGGCCGACTCCGCGGCGGAGGCCGTCGCGGCCGGGGCGTCGGACATCCATGTGCATCCCAAGTCCCCCTGTGGAGAAGACACGCTGTCCCCGAGGGCGGTCGCGGCGGCGCTGGGCGGGATCCGGTCACGCGTGAGCGTCCCCGTCGGAGTGACCACCGGGTCCTGGGCCGAGCCCGACCCCGCGGCCCGCGTCGCGCGCGTCCGTGACTGGAGCGTCCTGCCGGACCACGCCTCGGTCAACTGGCACGAGCCGGGCGCCGAAGAAGTCGCCGCCGCGCTCCTGGAGCGGGGCGTGGGTGTGGAGGCGGGCATCTGGTCCGGCACGGACGGGGCCGCGAGGTTCACGGCCTCACCGCTCGGGCCACGGGTGCTGCGGGTCCTGGCGGAGGTGACGGACCCGGATCCGGCCACGGCCGAGGACACGGCCCGGCGGCTGCTGGCCACGCTCGGTCCCGCGCACGGCCGCCCCGTCCTGCTGCACGGGGAGGACGGCGGCGCCTGGCCGGTGCTGCGCCTCGCCGCGCGCCTCGGGCTGGCGACCCGCATCGGCCTGGAGGACACGCTGTTCCTGCCGGACGGCCGACGGGCCGTCTCCAACGCCCAGTTGGTGACGGAGGCACTGACCCGGTACGGGGCGGCGCCGGGGCCCTGCGGCGGACGGCCGTGA